CGTTCGCGCTCCGGAGCCGCGAACGCGCGATCGGCCGGATGAAGAAGTTCATCCGCGCGGTCACGGTGTCGATCGCGCGGCGGACGTCGCCGCTCGCGGCGCGATCGATCGTCCAGTGGCCGGCGAGGGAGTCGCCCAGATCCGCCCCCGCGGGCTGGGGCGCCGCCGCCCCGATCGCCGCGGCCAGCGCGAGCCCGACTACCATCCGGTCCGACCCGAGCTCAGCGGCGCCGCGCGACTACGCCGCGTGCCACGAGCCGCGCACCTGCTCGGCCGGCTGCGACAGCCGCACCTGCACGTCGACGCTCGCGACGAGGCTCGTCGGGATCAGGTGGTGCTCCCCGCCCGCCGCGGGGTCCTTCCGCGTCAGCTTGATCTGATCGCCGTTCACGTGGTCGACCGTGCCGACGTGCTGGCCGTCGCTCCCGACGACCTCCATGTGCTCGCGAATTGCAGTCGTGTCCGCCATCGAACGCTCCGGGTAAAGAGGTAGGCCCGAAGCGAAGGCAGGCGGCGTACCAGCGTGCCGTACGCCCGGCCACCGGCCGCGCTCGGCGAGGGGGCGTCGGCCGCCCGCCCGCTACTCGCCCATGTGCATCGGGCCGCCGCGCGACGGCCGGCGCAGGACCGCGATGAGCGGGATCGCGCAGATCATCAGCACCATGACGAGCTTGAACACGTCGCTGAAGGCGAGCAGCACGGCCTGCCGCTGCACCGCCGCGTCGAGCACGGCGAGTGCTTTTTGCGACGCGGTGAACGCGTCGTAGCCGCGCGCCATCATCCCGCGCGTGACCATCTGCAGGCGGTCGAGCGTCGCCGGGTCGTACGCGCCGGCGTGCTCGACGAGCGTCGCGCGGTGGAGCTGCGCCTGCTGCGTGAGCTTGGTCGCGAGCACCGCGATCCCGATCGACCCCCCGAGCTGGCGCGTGAGGTTGAAGATCGCGCTCCCCTCGGCCAGGTCGCGCCCTTTCAGATTGGCGATCGCGCTCGTCGTGAGCGGGACGAACATGAATCCCGTCCCGAGCCCGCGGAAGACGACCGGCCAGAGCATCTCGTGCCGCCCGCTGTCGAGCGTGAACTGGCTGTGGTACCACATCGAGCCCGCGACGATGAGCGCGCCGAGCGCGACGAGCCAGCGCAGGTCCGGGATCTTCGGGCCGACGCGCGCGATGAAGATCATCGCCACCGCGCTGCCGAGCGCGCCGGGGAAGAGCGTCCACCCGGCCGTCTCGGCGTCGTAGCCGAGTAGCTGCTGAATGAAGATCGGGAGCGCGAAGATGCTGCCGTACAGGGCGATGCCGAGGATCACCGCGAACGCGGACCCCGCCGCGAGCGACCGGTCCTTGAGCACGCGGAGGTTGAGCACCGGCTGATCCGTATGCAACTCCCAGAACACCATCGCGACGAGCGCGAACCCCGACACCCAGGCCAGCGTCGTGATCAGGTTCGAGTCGAACCAGTCGTAGTGTTCGCCGCGCTCCAGCACGAACTGCAGCGAGCCGATGCCGAGGATGATCAGCAGGATCCCCGGCACGTCGAGCTTCGTCGGCCGCTGCTGCACGGGGTCCTTGGTGTACGTCCACGACATGAATGCCGCGAGGAGCCCGACCGGCAGGTTGATGTAGAAGATCCACGGCCACGTGTAGCGGTCGACGATGATCCCGCCGAGCGTGGGGCCGATCGCCGGCCCGACCATCATCCCGATCCCGAACAGCGCGGCCGCGAGCGTCTGCTGGTTCTTGGGGAAGCTCTCGAAGAGGATCGCCTGCGACGTCGCGATGAGCGCCCCGCCGCCGATCCCCTGGACGACGC
The Gemmatimonadetes bacterium T265 genome window above contains:
- a CDS encoding MFS transporter is translated as MSTAVLPSPAAAPARAAADPYAHKWIIALAVVLAAVMELIDTSIINVALTQMSANLGATLDEIAWVSTGYIVAAVIVLPMTGWLSAFFGRRRYFVGSILLFTLASWLCGQSHSLTELVVWRVVQGIGGGALIATSQAILFESFPKNQQTLAAALFGIGMMVGPAIGPTLGGIIVDRYTWPWIFYINLPVGLLAAFMSWTYTKDPVQQRPTKLDVPGILLIILGIGSLQFVLERGEHYDWFDSNLITTLAWVSGFALVAMVFWELHTDQPVLNLRVLKDRSLAAGSAFAVILGIALYGSIFALPIFIQQLLGYDAETAGWTLFPGALGSAVAMIFIARVGPKIPDLRWLVALGALIVAGSMWYHSQFTLDSGRHEMLWPVVFRGLGTGFMFVPLTTSAIANLKGRDLAEGSAIFNLTRQLGGSIGIAVLATKLTQQAQLHRATLVEHAGAYDPATLDRLQMVTRGMMARGYDAFTASQKALAVLDAAVQRQAVLLAFSDVFKLVMVLMICAIPLIAVLRRPSRGGPMHMGE